tctatctttttccactgtcatcctctatctttctccactgtcatcctctctatctttctacactgtcatcctctctatttttttccactgtcatcctctctatctgtctactgtcatcctctctctctatctttctctactgtcatcctctttatctttctctactgtcatcctctttatctttctccactgtcatcctctatatatttttctactgtcattctctctatctttctctactgtcatcctctctatctgtctccactgtcatcctctctattttttcccactgtcatcctctctatttttttccactgtcatcctctctatctttctccactgtcatcctctatatatttttctactgtcatcctctctatctttctctactgtcatcctctctatctgtctactgtcatcctctctatctttctccactgtcatcctctctatttttcccactgtcatcctctctatctgtctactgtcatcctctctatctatctactgtcatcctctctatttttttccactgtcatcctctctatctttctccactgtcatcctctctatctttctccactgtcatcctctctatctttctccactgtcatcctctctatcttctatctttctccactgtcatcctctctatttttctccactgtcatcctctctatctttttccactgtcatcctctatctttctccactgtcatcctctctatctttctacactgtcatcctctctattttttttccactgtcatcctctctatctgtctactgtcatcctttctatctttctctactACCGTCCTCTATCTTTCtgtactgtcatcctctctatctttctccactgtcatcctctctatctgtctactgtcatcctctctatctttctccactgtcatcctctctatctttctccactgtcatcctctctacctttctctactgtcatcctctctatctttctcttctgtcatcctctctatctttctcttctgtcatcctctctatctttctctactgtcatcctctctacctttctcttctgtcatcctctctacctttctcttctgtcatcctctctatctttctcttctgtcatcctctctatctttctctactgtcatcctctttatctttctccactgtcatcctctctatttttctccactgtcatcctctctatctttttccactgtcatcctctatctttctccactgtcatcctctctatctttctacactgtcatcctctctatttttttccactgtcatcctctctatctgtctactgtcatcctctctatctttctctactgtcatcctctttatctttctctactgtcatcctctttatctttctccactgtcatcctctatatatttttctactgtcattctctctatctttctctactgtcatcctctctatctgtctactgtcatcctctctatctttctccactgtcatcctctctattttttcccactgtcatcctctctatttttttccactgtcatcctctctatctttctccactgtcatcctctatatatttttctactgtcatcctctctatctttctctactgtcatcctctctatctgtctactgtcatcctctctatctttctccactgtcatcctctctattttttccactgtcatcctctctatctgtctactgtcatcctctctatctatctactgtcatcctctctatttttttccactgtcatcctctctatctttctccactgtcatcctctctatctttctccactgtcatcctctctatctttctccactgtcatcctctctatttttctccactgtcatcctctctatctttttccactgtcatcctctatctttctccactgtcatcctctctatctttctacactgtcatcctctctatttttttccactgtcatcctctctatctgtctactgtcatcctttctatctttctctactACCGTCCTCTATCTTTCtgtactgtcatcctctctatctttctccactgtcatcctctctatctgtctactgtcatcctctctatctttctccactgtcatcctctctatctttctccactgtcatcctccctatctgtctactgtcatcctctctatttttttccactgtcatcctctctatttttttccactgtcatcctctctatctttctccactgtcatcctctctatctttctccactgtcatcctccctatctgtctactgtcatcctctctatttttttccactgtcatcctctctatctttttccactgtcatcctctctatttttttctactgtcatcctctcaattttttccactgtcatcctctctatttttttccactgtcatcctctctatctttctccactgtcatcctctctattttttcccactgtcatcctctctatttttttccactgtcatcctctctatgtttttccactgtcatcctctctatttctctccactgtcatcctctctatttttttccactgtcatcctctctatttttttccactgtcatcctctctatctttctccactgtcatcctctctatctttctccactgtcatcctctctatctttctccactgtcatcctctctatctctccactgtcatcctctctattttttccactgtcatcctctctatctgtctactgtcatcctctctatctttctctactgtcatcctctctattcctctactgtcatcctctctatctttctccactgtcatcctctctatctttctccactgtcatcctctctatctttctccactgtcatcctctctatttttttccactgtcatcctctctatctttctccactgtcatcctctctgtctactgtcatcctctctatctttctccactgacatcctctctatttttttccactgtcatcctctctatttttttccactgtcatcctctctatctttctccactgtcatcctctctatctttctccactgtcatcctctctatctttttccactgtcatcctctctatctttttccactgtcatcctctctatttttttccactgtcatcctctctatttttttccactgtcatcctctctacgtttttccactgtcatcctctctatttttttccactgtcatcctctctcactCAATATGCTGAAAATGATATTTGTATAATTGTATACTTTTTTTCAGGTGGCTTAAGGGCTTTGAGGACGATCGCCAGGAGACTGATGTTCACTACAACTCTCTGACTGGGGAGGGTAACTTCAACTGGCGCCTGGTGTTCCCCTTTAACTACCTGCCTGCCGAGAAGGTGGTGGTAGTCAGTAAGAGGGGCAGCATCTTCTCCCTGGACAAGACAGAGCAGAAGCTGCCGGCCATGTTGGTGATGCAGGTCTGGGACTTTGACAGGCTGTCGTCTGATGATTTCttgggtaagagagagaaagagactctgGTTTGACTCCTTTCCCTGGGCTGTAAGACAGTAGTCAATGGGAGGAAGGGGGACAGGTTTATTTCAATGATCACGATCAGGTATTGCTGATTACTCAGGGAAATCACATCCCAACCCAGCACGTTTATTTTCCTGTTAACTCTGTATGTGTGAAACGAGAGTTAAGATGGACGTTTCTCCTATTTCATACTTCCTGTACGAGTGAAACGAGAGTTAAGATGGACGTTTCTCCTATCTCATACTTCCTGTACGAGTGAAACGAGAGTTAAGATGGACGTTTCTCCTATCTCATACTTCCTGTACGAGTGAAACGAGAGTTAAGATGGACGTTTCTCCTATCTCATACTTCCTGTACGAGTGAAACGAGAGTTAAGATGGACGTTTCTCCTATCTCATACTTCCTGTACGAGTGAAACGAGAGTTAAGATGGACGTTTCTCCTATCTCATACTTCCTGTACGAGTGAAACGAGAGTTAAGATGGACGTTTCTCCTATCTCATACTTCCTGTACGAGTGAAACGAGAGTTAAGATGGACGTTTCTCCTATCTCATACTTCCTGTACGAGTGAAACGAGAGTTAAGGTTGACGTTTCTCCTATCTCATACTTCCTGTACGAGTGAAACGAGAGTTAAGATGGACGTGTCTCTGTTCTCAGGTACAGTAGAGCTGGACTTACATGGGTTTCCTCGCGGGGCCAAGTCAGCCAAGGCCTGCAAGATGGACATGCTGATGGACAGCGTAGAGACGATCTCCATCTTTCAACAGAAGAGGTCCAGGGGCTGGTGGCCCTTTGTCAAGGCCGGGGAACTCACGGTACCAATACCATTCAACACCGTTACTCTGATGGCAACGAGGCTGCTTGCCCTAATGGCTACCctattatatagtgcaccacattTTGACCAGAACCCAATGGGGTCTAGTATGTGTCGTGTGGGACGCAGACAAACTCACAAATCAACCTGTAGCCCCCCTTTAACCGCTCCCCCCCTAATATGATGACAATTTCACCTAGTAAAGGACAAGACAAGAGCTTCCACCAGATTGCTTACAACTATCCAACTAACTAAAAtgtgtgtctactgtctaggaggtAGGGGCTATGGGTTGTCTACTGTCTAGGGACTAGGAGTTGTGTCTGCTGTCTAGaaggtaggggctaggggttgtgtctactgtctaggaggaaggggctaggggGGGTTAtctactgtctaggaggaaggggctaggggttgtctactgtctaggaggaaggggctaggggttgtctactgtctaggaggtaggggctaggggttgtgtctactgtctaggaggtAGGGGCTaggttgtggtcctgtgtagctcagttggtagagcatgacgcttgtaaggccagggtagtgggttcgatccctaggaccacccatatgtagaatgtatgcacacatgactgtaagtcgctttggataaaagcgtctgctaaatggcatatattatattattaaatggcatatattattattatatattattattatattattattattatattattgtgtctaggaggaaggggctaggggttgtgtctactgtctaggaggaaggggctcggggttgtctactgtctaggaggtAGGGGCTAGGTTGTGTCTAGGAGAGTAGagcctggtactgttgttctcctgtagagtagacctggtactgttgttctcctgtagagtagacctggtactgttgttctcctgtagagtagacctggtactgttgttctcctgtagagtagacctggtactgttgttctcctgtagagtagacctggtactgttgttctcctgtagagtagacctggtactgttgttctcctgttactggcagagtagacctggtactgttgttctcctgtagagtagacctggtactgttgttctcctgttactggtagagtagacctggtactgttgttctcctgtagagtagacctggtactgttgttctcctgtagagtagacctggtactgttgttctcctgtagagtagacctggtactgttgttctcctgtagagtagacctggtaccgttgttctcctgtagagtagacctggtaccgttgttctcctgtagagtagacctggtactgttgttctcctgtagagtagacctggtactgttgttctcctgtagaatagacctggtactgttgttctcctgtagagtagacctggtactgttgttctcctgtagagtagacctggtactgttgttctcctgtagagtagacctggtaccgttgttctcctgtagagtagacctggtaccgttgttctcctgtagagtagacctggtactgttgttctcctgtagagtagacctggtactgttgttctcctgtagaatagacctggtactgttgttctcctgtagagtagacctagtactgttgttctcctgtagagtagacctggtactgttgttctcctgttactggtagagtagacctggtactgttgttctcctgtagagtagacctggtactgttgttctcctgtagagtagacctggtactgttgttctcctgtagagtagacctggtactgttgttctcctgtagagtagacctggtactgttgttctcctgttactggtagagtagacctggtactgttgttctcctgtagagtagacctggtaccgttgttctcctgtagagtagacctggtactgttgttctcctgtagagtagacctggtactgttgttctcctgttactggtagagtagacctggtactgttgttctcctgtagagtagacctggtactgttgttctcctgttactggtagagtagacctggtactgttgttctcctgtagagtagacctggtactgttgttctcctgtagagtagacctggtactgttgttctcctgttactggtagagtagacctggtactgttgttctcctgttactggtagagtagacctggtactgttgttctcctgtagagtagacctggtactgttgttctcctgtagagtagacctggtactgttgttctcctgtagagtagacctggtaccgttgttctcctgtagagtagacctggtactgttgttctcctgtagagtagacctggtactgttgttctcctgtagaatagacctggtactgttgttctcctgtagagtagacctggtactgttgttctcctgtagagtagacctggtactgttgttctcctgtagagtagacctggtaccgttgttctcctgtagagtagacctagtactgttgttctcctgtagagtagacctggtactgttgttctcctgtagagtagacctggtactgttgttctcctgttactggtagagtagacctggtactgttgttctcctgttactggtagagtagacctggtactgttgttctcctgtagagtagacctggtaccgttgttctcctgtagagtagatctagtactgttgttctcctgtagagtagacctggtactgttgttctcctgtagagtagacctggtactgttgttctcctgttactggtagagtagacctggtactgttgttctcctgttactggtagagtagacctggtactgttgttctcctgttactggtagagtagacctggtactgttgttctcctgtagagtagacctggtactgttgttctcctgtagagtagacctggtactgttgttctcctgtagagtagacctggtactgttgttctcctgtagagtagacctggtactgttgttctcctgtagagtagacctggtactgttgttctcctgtagagtagacctggtactgttgttctcctgtagagtagacctggtactgttgttctcctgtagaatagacctggtactgttgttctcctgtagagtagacctggtactgttgttctcctgtagagtagacctggtactgttgttctcctgtagagtagacctggtaccgttgttctcctgtagagtagacctagtactgttgttctcctgtagagtagacctggtactgttgttctcctgttactggtagagtagacctggtactgttgttctcctgttactggtagagtagacatggtactgttgttctcctgtagagtagacctggtaccgttgttctcctgtagagtagatctagtactgttgttctcctgtagagtagacctggtactgttgttctcctgtagagtagacctggtactgttgttctcctgttactggtagagtagacctggtactgttgttctcctgttactggtagagtagacctggtagacctgtgtctactgtctatgaggaaggggctaggggtgtctactgtctaggaggaaggggctaggggtgtctactgtctaggaggaaggggctaggggttgtgtctgtctaggaggaaggggctaggggttgtgtctgtctaggaggaaggggctaggggttgtgtctactgtctaggaggtaggggctaggggttgtctactgtctaggaggtaggggctaggggttgtctactgtctaggaggaaggggctaggggttgtgtctactgtctaggaggaaggggctaggggttgtctactgtctaggaggtaggggctaggggttgtctactgtctaggaggaaggggctagggattgtctactgtctaggaggaaggggctaggggttgtgtctactgtctaggagaaaggggctaggggttgtctactgtctaggaggaaggggctaggggttgtctactgtctaggaggaaTGGGCTAGTGgttgtctactgtctaggaggaaggggttaggggttatctactgtctaggaggaaggggctaggggttgcctactgtctaggaggaaggggctaggggttgtctactgtctaggaggtAGGGGCTAGTGGTTGTTTACTGTCTCTGAGGAAGGGGCTAGTGGTTGTCTACTGTTtaggaggaaggggctaggggttgtctactgtctaggaggaaggggctagtggttgtctactgtctaggaggaaggggctagtggttgtctactgtctaggaggaaggggctaggggttgtctactgtctaggaggaaggggctaggggttgtctactgtctaggaggaaggggctaggggtgtctactgtctaggaggaaggggctaggggttgtctactgtctaggaggaaggggctagtggttgtctactgtctaggaggaaggggctaggggtgtctactgtctaggaggaaggggctaggggttgtctactgtctaggaggaaggggctaggggttgtctactgtctaggaggaaggggttaggggttgtctactgtctaggaggaaggggctaggggttgtgtctactgtctaggaggtaggggctaggggttgtgtctactgtctaggaggtaggggctaggggttgtgtctactgtctaggaggtAGGGGCTAGCGgttgtctactgtctaggaggaaggggctaggggttgtctactgtctaggaggaaggggctaggggtgtgtctactgtctaggaggaaggggtgtgtctactgtctaggaggaaggggGTGATTTGAGATTCAGGGGTAGTAACATGTTTTGGTTGTTGTCTCCAGGGGAAAGTAGAGGCGGAGTTCCACCTGGTGACatcagaggaggcagagaagaatCCGGTTGGTCGAGCCCGCAAGGAGCCTGAACCCCTGGAAAAACCCAAGTATGATATGCATTTTTTTATTGGCTAATTACAAAACGATTCTATCAACTTTATTCTTCTCCATACAAGTCCTCCTCCTGCTTCACGAACCCGTTTAACTGcagatctaggaccagttttATAATTTAGCTCATAGTAAATAGGATTACGTAGAGAGcgggagacctgatcctagatcagcagctCTACTCTGAGCCCTGTTTAAAGTGtttttctctgtccctcccctctctagcCGGCCAGACACGTCATTCTCGTGGTTTGTGAACCCTTTTAAGTGCTTCTTCCACCTGATCTGGAGGAACTATAAGAAGTACATCATCATCGCTCTGGTCCTGCTCATCACAGCTCTGTTCATCGCCCTGCTGCTCTACACCCTGCCAGCAGCCATCTCACAGAAGATAGTCAATGGTTAACACACTGCACTACcacagctgactgactagctggctgactgactagctggctgactgactagctggctggctgactagctggctgactagctggctgactgactagctggctgactagctggctggctagctgactgactagctggctgactgactgactagctgactgactagctggctggttgactagctgactgactagctggctgactgactagctggctggctgactagctgactgactagctggctgactgactagctggctggctgactagctgactgactagctggctgactgactagctggctggctgactagctgactgactagctggctgactagctggctggctgactgactagctggctggctgactagctgactgactagctggctgactgactagctggctggctgactagctgactgactagctggctgactagctggctggctgactagctggctgactgactagctggctggctgactgaccagctggctgactgactagctggctggctgactagctgactgactagctggctgactagctggctggctgactagctggctggctggctgaccagctggctgactgactagctggctggctgactagctgactgactagctggctgactagctggctggctgactgactagctggctggctgactagctgactgactagctggctgactagctggctgactgactagctgactgactagctgactgactagctgactgactagctggctgactgactagctggctgactgactgaccagctGACCAGAAATAGTCAAACGACTAACTCAGGAATTCATAATGATGTTGCAATATCAgaatagtatattatatattaacatgTATTTAAATACAGAAAGAGTATAAATAACATTTTAGATGCAACAATATTGACAAAGTTTGCCCAAGGGAAAAAAAATTCACTACAGTAGCCTCCATGTTATTCAGTACAGTACCCTCCATGTTATTCAGTACAGTACCCTCCATGTTATTCAGTACAGCACCCTCCATGTTATTCCGTACAGTACCCTCCATGTTATTCCGTACAGTACCCTCCATGTTATTCAGTACAGTACCCTCCATGTTATTCAGTACAGTACCCTCCATGTTATTCAGTACAGCACCCTCCATGTTATTCCGTACAGTACCCTCCATGTTATTCCGTACAGTACCCTCCATGTTATTCAGTACAGTACCCTCCATGTTATTCAGTACAGTACCCTCCGTGTTATTCAGTACAGTACCCTCCGTGTTATTCAGTACAGTACCCTCCGTGTTATTCACTACAGTACCCTCCGTGTTATTCAGTACAGTACCCTCCATGTTATTCAGTACAGTACCCTCCGTGTTATTCAGTACAGTATCCTCCATGTTATTCAGTACAGTATCCTCCATGTTATTCAGTACAGTATCCTCCATGTTATTCAGTACAGTACCCTCCATGTTATTCAGTACAGTACCCTCCATGTTATTCAGTACAGTATCCTCCATGTTATTCAATACAGTACCCTCCATGTTATTCAGTACAGTACCCTCCATGTTATTCAGTACAGTACCCTCCATGTTATTCAGTACAGCACCCTCCATGTTATTCAGTACAGTACCCTCCATGTTATTCAGTACAGCACCCTCCATGTTATTCAGTACAGTACCCTCCATGTTATTCAGTACAGTACCCTCCATGTTATTCCGTACAGTATCCTCCATGTTATTCCGTACAGTACCCTCCATGTTATTCAGTACAGTACCCTCCATGTTATTCCGTACAGTATCCTCCATGTTATTCCGTACAGTATCCTCCATGTTATTCAGTACAGTACCCTCCATGTTATTCAGAACAGTATCCTCCATGTTATTCAGTACAGTATCCTCCATGTTATTCAGTACAGTACCCTCCATGTTATTCAGTACAGTACCCTCCATGTTATTCCTGTACAGTACCCTCCATGTTATTCA
This sequence is a window from Oncorhynchus gorbuscha isolate QuinsamMale2020 ecotype Even-year linkage group LG01, OgorEven_v1.0, whole genome shotgun sequence. Protein-coding genes within it:
- the LOC124034545 gene encoding dynein heavy chain-like, which encodes SLPKGKKIHYSSLHVIQYSTLHVIQYSTLHVIQYSTLHVIPYSTLHVIPYSTLHVIQYSTLHVIQYSTLHVIQYSTLHVIPYSTLHVIPYSTLHVIQYSTLHVIQYSTLRVIQYSTLRVIQYSTLRVIHYSTLRVIQYSTLHVIQYSTLRVIQYSILHVIQYSTLHVIPYSTLHVIQYSILHVIQYSTLHVIPYSILHVIPYSILHVIQYSTLHVIQNSTLHVIQYSTLHVIQDYIVHVIPYSILHVIPYSILHVIQYSTLHVIQNSTLHVIQYSTLHVIQDYIVHVMILAVIHIVCIFLDM